A window of Gudongella oleilytica genomic DNA:
GAGATAATTCCGGTCGAAAATCTTTGGGAGGCCTGTGGCTACATAAACGGAGAGCTCGAACTTAAACCTTATAAAAGTGAAGGACTTGGTCATGCTTCACTTGCCGATTCTGATAGCATTGATTTCGCTGATATTAAAGGTCAGGAAGGTATGAAACGCGCTATGGAGGTCTCTGCTGCCGGAGCTCATAATCTTTTGATAATTGGACCTCCTGGATCAGGCAAAACAATGGCAGCAAGAAGGCTTCCGACAATTCTCCCTGATCTTGAGCTTGAGGAAGCAATAGAAGTCACCAAAATTTACAGTGTGGCTGGTTACCTGACTTCCGGTGGTCTTATAATGAAAAGACCTTTTAGGGCTCCTCATCATTCTGCATCAGGTGTATCAATAATCGGAGGTGGAAGAGTACCAAAGCCTGGGGAGGTTTCACTGGCACATAATGGAGTATTGTTCTTCGACGAGCTACCAGAATTTCAGAAAAATGTACTTGAAGTTCTCAGACAGCCTCTGGAGGATGGATCTGTTCAAATATCAAGGGTGAATGCTTCACTATCATACCCTTCAAGATTTATGTTTGTGGCAAGTATGAACCCTTGCCCTTGTGGATATTTAGGTGATCCGCTGCACAGCTGTAGTTGCAGTCAGGGTAGCATCGATCGATACTTGGGGAAAATAAGCCATCCATTATTGGACAGGATAGATCTTCACATAGAGGTAATGCCGGTTAAATACGATGATCTTAATATGGAAATGAAAGCCAGATCTTCTTCTGAAATGAAGAAAGCAGTTGAAAATGCTCGAAAGATTCAAGCTGAAAGGTTTGCAGACGTAAAAATATTTTGCAATGCAAATATGGGGAATAAAGAAATTAAAAAATATTGCAAATTAGACAGCTCATGTGAAGAGATTATGAGAACGGCTTTTGATAAATACAGGTTAAGCGGAAGATCCTATAACAGAATCCTTAAGGTAGCTCGAACTATCGCAGACCTCGATTCTTCTGACTGCATTAGGGAAAACCATTTATTGGAAGCAATCGGTTACCGGGGTCTTGAGAAAAAATATTGGGGGTAGATTCGAAATATGGACGAAAGATCTACTTTGATTTGGTTAAATACGCTTCAGATTCCAAGTGACAGAATCTGTTCATTTATCAATTGGTTTGGGGATATTACTGAAATTAACAGTATGAGTGATGTTGATTT
This region includes:
- a CDS encoding YifB family Mg chelatase-like AAA ATPase, which encodes MYSKVNTCVLQGLNGHLVEVEADLSRGLPMFNIVGLPDAAIKESKERVRAAVKNSGYEFPLSRITINLAPASLRKDGSQMDLAIAVGILRSATFLKEFDYEATIFIGELSLDGSLNRIEGALPMVISMRELGFKRFLVPFANREECSIIGDVEIIPVENLWEACGYINGELELKPYKSEGLGHASLADSDSIDFADIKGQEGMKRAMEVSAAGAHNLLIIGPPGSGKTMAARRLPTILPDLELEEAIEVTKIYSVAGYLTSGGLIMKRPFRAPHHSASGVSIIGGGRVPKPGEVSLAHNGVLFFDELPEFQKNVLEVLRQPLEDGSVQISRVNASLSYPSRFMFVASMNPCPCGYLGDPLHSCSCSQGSIDRYLGKISHPLLDRIDLHIEVMPVKYDDLNMEMKARSSSEMKKAVENARKIQAERFADVKIFCNANMGNKEIKKYCKLDSSCEEIMRTAFDKYRLSGRSYNRILKVARTIADLDSSDCIRENHLLEAIGYRGLEKKYWG